In the genome of Solibacillus silvestris, one region contains:
- a CDS encoding carboxypeptidase, which translates to MKKKALALSLTSILALGAVTPASLTAYAVGEGPNYGGNESIQTSILYTYDEMVNYLKKQDAKQDAMQLEVIGQTVKKRDIYMAKYIKNPNNPTILFLTQQHGNEQLTTEGALEFIKHLGTGKTKGVLDNVNILIVPMLNADGAMGDVDFSLDDYIADGGRNLTRYNAVGADLNRDHVDKVHPETQALHKNVLQKYKIDYMIDLHHQGTQARRDGKLVSGSMLYPTNDKVKPEVLEKSKKLGAVVFNAVDSTGWGHLAKYNGGNGENIGRNGAAVQYDIATLLFEMRGMSDHFNESAVIGQKSNGYLIKQTITTLDAAVQAIADRSIENADISFWDTLDTQR; encoded by the coding sequence ATGAAAAAGAAAGCGTTAGCACTATCCTTAACCAGTATTTTGGCACTGGGAGCTGTTACACCAGCTTCATTAACTGCCTATGCTGTAGGTGAAGGACCGAACTATGGTGGAAATGAATCGATTCAAACGTCAATCCTATATACGTACGATGAAATGGTTAATTATCTTAAAAAGCAAGATGCGAAACAAGATGCTATGCAACTTGAGGTGATTGGTCAAACGGTAAAAAAACGAGATATTTACATGGCGAAATATATTAAAAATCCAAATAACCCGACAATCCTATTTTTGACACAACAGCATGGTAATGAACAATTAACGACAGAAGGTGCACTAGAATTTATCAAGCATCTTGGAACAGGTAAAACAAAAGGCGTACTGGATAATGTCAATATACTTATTGTGCCAATGTTAAATGCAGATGGTGCGATGGGAGATGTCGATTTTTCTCTTGATGATTACATCGCTGATGGTGGACGAAATTTAACACGCTACAATGCAGTAGGGGCAGACTTAAATCGTGATCATGTTGATAAAGTGCACCCGGAAACTCAGGCTCTTCATAAAAATGTTTTACAAAAGTATAAAATTGATTACATGATTGACCTGCATCACCAAGGCACTCAAGCGAGACGAGACGGGAAATTAGTATCAGGTTCTATGCTTTATCCTACAAATGATAAAGTAAAACCGGAAGTACTAGAGAAGTCGAAAAAATTGGGGGCCGTTGTATTTAATGCCGTTGATTCTACTGGATGGGGACATTTAGCTAAATATAATGGCGGTAATGGTGAGAATATCGGCCGTAATGGTGCCGCAGTTCAATATGATATTGCTACACTGCTATTTGAAATGCGCGGAATGTCCGATCACTTTAATGAATCGGCAGTTATCGGTCAAAAAAGTAATGGTTACTTAATCAAACAAACGATTACAACACTTGATGCTGCGGTTCAAGCAATAGCAGATCGTTCAATTGAAAATGCAGATATCAGTTTCTGGGACACATTGGATACTCAAAGATAA
- a CDS encoding chemotaxis protein, with protein MQFKSLKTRLMIILLLVGIIPVFTTVTYNYFATSNSFEDIQFDKQNEIEQGVSQYFENTAADLQYLAELYAKDPEIQQLLMNTDRAAVQSAGEALFNKLNAQHKLAVMEIGDEKGKVYLRGHNPTKFGDDKSDIPAIQGALEGNAYSGFEYGSSGLAVRAFAPIEVNEQIVGTLQIGLGNEFIAEVQNLFPGMSLQLLNGEGEIVESSEQANIGTKLKSQAVSDVLVGKSSHYKNDGDHIIESFLPMEDPAAVSVIGGIHLIQNIEKTQSAMASMINISVAILIITIILAVLVAFFFSRSITKPIIHTSQLMHVLSRGELTQRMDDHNRHDEIGRLMTDMKVMQEQLHGTISEVSFASSSVKAQSTMLAQSTNEVSTGALAIAETMEALSRGIETQSNEITEVYEAVTDFSQTLKETTEQGTKLETLSHKVLSLSSVGTKMMETSNGQMEQIHEIMQTAIEKMGDLGQRVGQISSFVKIIEDVANQTNLLALNASIEAARAGEHGKGFAVVAEEVRKLSEQVAKSVTEITTIVGTIQYGTKELSNSLQQGFTTVEAGSSQLAGTAETFREIEHSVLQMDQFMKQVLVQLQAMNKEGQNINDSMQEISAITEETTASVEETTATVVQTSATMENVAATTEQLAELAEKLDAIVKEYKV; from the coding sequence ATGCAATTTAAAAGTTTAAAGACCCGGCTAATGATAATCTTGTTGTTAGTTGGAATTATTCCTGTGTTTACGACGGTTACGTACAATTATTTTGCAACATCAAACAGCTTCGAAGACATTCAATTTGATAAGCAAAATGAAATAGAACAAGGTGTTTCACAATATTTTGAGAACACCGCAGCCGACTTGCAATATTTAGCAGAGCTGTATGCCAAAGATCCGGAAATTCAGCAATTGCTCATGAATACTGATCGTGCTGCTGTTCAATCTGCTGGTGAAGCACTGTTTAATAAATTAAATGCGCAACATAAACTGGCCGTCATGGAAATTGGCGATGAAAAAGGCAAGGTATATTTAAGAGGTCATAACCCTACAAAATTCGGTGATGACAAGTCAGATATTCCCGCAATTCAAGGCGCACTTGAAGGAAATGCTTACAGCGGATTTGAATATGGTTCAAGCGGATTGGCTGTACGAGCATTTGCCCCGATTGAGGTGAATGAGCAAATTGTCGGGACATTGCAAATAGGCCTTGGCAATGAGTTTATTGCAGAAGTACAAAATTTATTCCCGGGTATGTCACTTCAACTTCTTAATGGAGAGGGCGAAATTGTTGAATCATCCGAACAAGCAAATATTGGCACCAAGCTAAAAAGTCAGGCAGTTTCGGATGTTCTTGTCGGAAAATCAAGTCATTATAAAAATGATGGCGACCATATAATCGAAAGCTTTTTACCAATGGAAGACCCGGCTGCAGTTTCGGTAATTGGCGGCATTCACCTCATACAAAATATAGAAAAAACGCAATCCGCAATGGCCAGCATGATCAACATTAGTGTCGCAATTTTAATCATCACAATCATTCTTGCTGTCCTTGTTGCATTTTTCTTTAGTCGCTCAATAACAAAGCCAATCATTCATACCTCACAACTGATGCATGTACTAAGTAGAGGCGAATTGACACAGCGTATGGATGATCATAATCGTCACGATGAAATTGGCCGGTTAATGACGGATATGAAAGTGATGCAAGAACAGTTGCATGGGACAATTTCGGAAGTTTCTTTTGCATCAAGTAGTGTCAAAGCGCAAAGTACAATGCTTGCTCAATCGACAAATGAAGTATCTACTGGTGCACTGGCGATTGCCGAAACGATGGAAGCACTGTCGCGCGGGATTGAGACTCAATCGAATGAAATCACCGAAGTATATGAAGCGGTAACAGATTTTTCTCAAACATTGAAGGAAACTACCGAGCAAGGAACAAAGCTTGAAACGCTATCGCATAAAGTTCTTTCCCTTTCATCGGTAGGTACAAAAATGATGGAAACTTCAAATGGACAGATGGAACAAATTCATGAAATAATGCAGACGGCCATTGAAAAAATGGGGGATTTAGGACAACGTGTTGGACAGATTTCATCATTTGTGAAAATTATTGAAGATGTCGCAAACCAGACGAATCTGCTTGCATTAAATGCGTCAATCGAGGCAGCTCGTGCCGGTGAACATGGTAAAGGGTTTGCCGTTGTTGCCGAAGAAGTGCGCAAACTTTCCGAGCAAGTAGCCAAATCGGTAACAGAAATTACAACGATTGTCGGTACAATTCAGTATGGAACGAAAGAATTGAGCAATTCATTACAGCAAGGCTTTACGACAGTTGAAGCAGGTTCATCGCAGCTTGCAGGTACGGCCGAAACGTTCAGGGAAATCGAACACTCTGTACTTCAAATGGATCAGTTTATGAAGCAAGTGCTTGTTCAGCTACAAGCGATGAACAAGGAAGGGCAGAATATCAATGATTCCATGCAGGAAATTTCAGCGATTACAGAAGAAACTACAGCTAGCGTAGAAGAAACAACGGCTACAGTTGTTCAAACAAGTGCCACGATGGAAAATGTTGCGGCAACGACAGAGCAACTCGCTGAACTGGCCGAGAAGTTGGATGCTATTGTGAAAGAATATAAAGTGTAA
- a CDS encoding succinyl-CoA--3-ketoacid-CoA transferase, which produces MDKVVASVQQAIQAIDDGAVLLVGGFGLCGIPENLIQAVKDKGTKNLTVVSNNCGVDDFGLGILLQDKQITKIIASYVGENKTFEQQFLNGELEVELTPQGTLAERIRAGGAGIPGFYTATGVGTPIAEGKETKEFDGKTYLLERAITGDFALVKAWKADRSGNLVFRKTSRNFNPLCATAGKVTIVEVEQLVETGELDPDEIHLPGIYVQHIVHSESFEKRIERRTVREEA; this is translated from the coding sequence ATGGACAAAGTAGTAGCTTCTGTACAACAGGCGATTCAGGCAATAGACGATGGAGCTGTATTATTAGTGGGGGGCTTCGGGTTATGCGGTATTCCGGAAAATCTAATTCAGGCGGTAAAAGATAAAGGAACAAAAAATCTGACGGTTGTCAGCAATAACTGCGGTGTCGATGATTTCGGGCTCGGCATTCTGTTACAAGACAAGCAGATTACGAAAATCATTGCTTCTTATGTAGGGGAAAATAAAACATTTGAACAACAATTTTTAAATGGTGAGCTTGAAGTGGAATTAACTCCACAAGGCACATTGGCGGAACGCATTCGTGCTGGTGGTGCAGGCATACCAGGATTTTATACGGCAACAGGTGTTGGTACGCCAATCGCAGAGGGGAAAGAGACGAAGGAATTCGACGGCAAAACATACTTGTTAGAACGCGCGATTACAGGGGATTTTGCGCTTGTGAAAGCATGGAAAGCCGATCGCTCCGGAAATCTTGTGTTCCGTAAAACATCACGCAACTTTAACCCGCTTTGTGCGACAGCAGGTAAAGTGACAATTGTCGAAGTGGAGCAGCTTGTCGAAACAGGCGAACTGGATCCGGATGAAATCCATCTGCCGGGAATTTATGTGCAACATATTGTCCATAGCGAGTCATTTGAAAAGCGCATTGAACGCCGTACTGTAAGGGAGGAAGCATAA
- a CDS encoding signal transduction protein, translating into MDGLTIEFILLFIIQYIMLLFFSTYVLDLSWSKKQLLTILLIIFLPTFILFQFFDAISILYYLAILAIMIYRKTRVVIHIFHVFMALIFLVISDNISSIVIFYLLGGINNEQLTFFSFTILFILLGLLFAFCYKRIAKYLINRWVFHHYVSYILVFLSVITVVFMYINIMNIDHENFNESVQNNLAMFLIYLALLTISIFVIVFLAIKQFKMEQREQEINNFESYVASLEQINQDMRKFKHDYVNILSSLRTFIDDKNYEGLHTYFYDHILETNHQEQLNQQAMMVLNNLKINSLKGLLTTKILQAQSHHVPFHIEIVEEINDIPVDPIILNRMVGIVLDNAIEAAREIENGQVRVAFIQINEAILLVVTNKFDESTNIKVHEIYQEGFSTKGESRGIGLANLRQMKNKLQNVSLNTKISPPYFIQEMEFKKG; encoded by the coding sequence GTGGATGGACTTACAATTGAATTCATTTTATTGTTCATTATTCAATATATAATGTTACTATTTTTTAGCACATATGTATTGGACTTGTCATGGTCAAAAAAACAATTACTAACGATTTTACTAATTATATTTTTACCAACTTTTATATTGTTTCAATTTTTTGATGCAATCTCGATTTTATATTATTTAGCTATATTGGCAATAATGATTTATCGCAAAACCCGTGTCGTTATTCATATTTTCCATGTATTTATGGCCCTTATTTTTTTAGTTATTTCGGATAATATTTCAAGTATAGTGATTTTCTATTTGCTTGGTGGAATCAACAATGAACAACTAACATTTTTCAGCTTTACGATATTGTTCATTTTATTGGGCTTACTTTTTGCTTTTTGTTATAAACGCATTGCTAAATATTTGATTAATCGATGGGTATTCCATCATTACGTATCCTATATACTAGTGTTTCTCAGTGTAATTACAGTAGTGTTTATGTATATCAACATCATGAATATTGACCATGAAAATTTTAATGAGAGCGTCCAGAATAATTTGGCAATGTTTTTGATTTATCTAGCATTACTGACAATCAGTATTTTTGTCATTGTCTTTTTAGCAATTAAACAATTTAAAATGGAACAACGGGAACAAGAAATAAATAACTTCGAATCCTATGTTGCCTCACTTGAACAAATTAATCAGGATATGCGTAAGTTTAAACATGATTACGTTAATATCTTATCTTCTTTACGTACATTTATTGATGATAAAAATTATGAGGGTCTCCATACATACTTTTATGACCATATATTAGAAACGAATCATCAGGAACAATTAAATCAGCAAGCGATGATGGTGTTGAATAATCTAAAAATAAATAGTTTGAAAGGGTTATTAACGACAAAAATCTTACAGGCACAATCCCATCACGTTCCCTTTCATATTGAAATTGTGGAAGAAATCAATGATATACCGGTAGATCCGATTATTTTAAACCGTATGGTAGGTATTGTGCTGGACAATGCAATTGAAGCAGCACGGGAAATCGAGAATGGCCAAGTACGCGTTGCCTTTATTCAAATAAATGAAGCCATTTTATTAGTCGTAACTAACAAATTTGATGAATCTACAAATATAAAAGTACATGAAATTTACCAAGAGGGTTTTTCAACTAAGGGAGAGAGTCGAGGTATAGGCTTAGCTAATTTACGTCAAATGAAAAATAAATTACAAAATGTTAGTTTAAACACGAAAATTAGCCCTCCTTATTTTATTCAGGAAATGGAGTTTAAAAAGGGGTAG
- a CDS encoding DNA helicase, producing MTAQDFKQEQQRLHETIHYMDRILNSSKRDIETAQENIRTAMANVEYLDSSDSFLNILMNTRFFELARNQKEGLEAIRQKPYFARIHFQRENEDEEFLYIGKTSLFHSETHEPIIVDWRSPVANVYYDGRLGDITYDVRDETHSGHLFAKRQYKIENGELINYRDVDLTTNDELLQEALEGKADVRLTEIVSTIQKEQNEIIRAHLRQPILVQGAAGSGKTTIALHRISYFLYTMGEHFNPEQLMILAPNRLFIDYIADVLPELGVDKICQTTYAQYVLDALNLKLKLQNPNEQLEQLIANPSVQQEYAMISKTKGSAFYELMMNRYIEHYEQQLAALFEDVFIEKYRIMKGEHLRKLFLVEFHYMPVEKRLERIKKVIQTEVKRKTAAVLATLNTRYEDAIGRALNGMRDAEKRRRTVTKLIDERDARVPKIKQEAKSVATVNMKKFQKVKVKQLYRELLTNRELLGEVAPEWPLEDVAHFIKAHQKERWVLEDLAALYFLQAKIKGIDDKWKMRVVFIDEVQDYSYFQLAALKAGLETDMFTMVGDLAQGIHSYRSLTEWQPVLSLFPRATYATLQKSYRTTIEIMDVANEILMQMDEDLPLVEPVVRHGKEPEFIVAEGFDPAIIQDVLVKIRDNQHQSIALICKTTHEAVQLIGQLENSDVPAQLLDENSAIDQQKLLVIPSHLAKGLEFDAVILTSFDTPYDDNPLDRKLLYVALTRAMHELYLIGPSKEAFLMK from the coding sequence ATGACAGCTCAAGATTTTAAACAGGAACAACAGCGCCTGCACGAAACGATCCATTATATGGACCGGATTTTAAATAGCTCAAAAAGAGATATTGAGACGGCACAGGAAAATATTCGTACTGCGATGGCCAATGTGGAATATTTGGATTCCAGTGACAGCTTCCTGAACATTTTAATGAATACCCGTTTTTTCGAGCTTGCCCGTAATCAAAAAGAAGGGTTGGAAGCGATTCGTCAAAAACCGTATTTTGCACGAATCCATTTTCAACGTGAAAACGAAGATGAGGAATTTCTTTATATCGGAAAAACCTCGCTTTTCCACAGCGAAACACATGAACCGATCATTGTTGATTGGCGCTCCCCTGTCGCAAACGTCTACTACGATGGGCGGCTTGGCGATATTACATACGATGTCCGGGATGAAACACATTCTGGTCATTTGTTTGCCAAGCGCCAATATAAAATTGAAAATGGCGAACTGATCAATTACCGTGATGTCGATTTAACAACAAACGATGAGCTCCTCCAGGAAGCGCTCGAAGGAAAAGCCGATGTCCGGTTAACGGAAATCGTCTCCACTATCCAAAAAGAACAAAATGAAATTATTCGTGCACATCTACGCCAGCCGATTCTTGTACAAGGTGCGGCAGGTTCAGGTAAAACAACAATTGCCCTCCACCGGATTTCGTATTTCCTTTATACGATGGGCGAGCATTTCAATCCAGAACAGTTAATGATTCTCGCACCGAACCGGTTATTTATCGATTATATTGCCGATGTATTACCGGAGCTTGGCGTCGATAAAATTTGCCAGACAACGTATGCGCAATATGTGCTTGATGCACTGAACCTAAAATTAAAACTTCAAAATCCGAATGAACAACTCGAGCAGCTCATCGCAAACCCTTCCGTACAGCAAGAGTATGCCATGATTTCGAAAACAAAAGGCAGTGCATTTTACGAGCTCATGATGAACCGCTATATCGAGCACTATGAACAGCAGCTTGCAGCATTGTTTGAAGATGTATTCATCGAAAAATACCGCATTATGAAAGGCGAGCATTTACGAAAGCTGTTTTTGGTTGAATTCCATTATATGCCTGTGGAAAAGCGGCTTGAACGTATTAAAAAGGTGATTCAAACAGAGGTAAAGCGGAAAACTGCAGCAGTGCTCGCTACATTGAATACGCGCTATGAAGATGCAATCGGTCGTGCGCTAAATGGGATGCGTGACGCAGAGAAACGCCGTCGTACAGTGACAAAACTGATTGATGAAAGGGATGCCCGTGTTCCAAAAATTAAGCAGGAAGCAAAATCCGTTGCAACAGTCAATATGAAGAAGTTCCAAAAAGTGAAAGTGAAGCAGCTGTACCGAGAGCTTTTGACGAACCGTGAATTATTGGGTGAAGTGGCTCCGGAATGGCCCTTGGAAGATGTTGCTCATTTTATAAAGGCACACCAGAAAGAAAGGTGGGTGCTGGAAGATTTGGCTGCCCTTTACTTTTTGCAGGCAAAGATCAAAGGTATTGATGATAAGTGGAAAATGCGCGTCGTGTTTATCGATGAAGTACAGGATTACAGCTATTTTCAGCTTGCTGCCTTAAAAGCGGGGCTTGAGACGGATATGTTTACAATGGTTGGCGATCTCGCTCAAGGAATCCATAGCTACCGGTCCCTGACAGAGTGGCAGCCTGTACTTTCTCTTTTCCCGCGCGCAACGTATGCAACACTTCAAAAAAGCTACCGAACAACAATTGAAATTATGGATGTTGCCAATGAAATCCTGATGCAGATGGATGAGGATTTACCTCTAGTTGAACCTGTTGTCCGTCATGGAAAAGAGCCTGAATTTATTGTCGCGGAAGGGTTTGATCCCGCTATTATTCAAGACGTGCTTGTAAAAATCCGCGACAATCAGCATCAATCCATTGCGCTTATTTGTAAGACAACACATGAAGCCGTTCAGTTAATTGGACAGCTTGAAAACTCCGATGTTCCGGCTCAGTTACTCGATGAGAATTCAGCAATTGATCAGCAAAAACTTCTCGTCATCCCAAGTCACTTGGCAAAAGGGTTAGAGTTTGATGCGGTCATTCTCACGTCATTTGACACACCATATGATGACAACCCTCTTGACCGGAAACTACTGTATGTAGCCTTAACCCGCGCAATGCACGAGCTTTATTTGATAGGCCCTTCGAAAGAGGCTTTTTTAATGAAGTGA
- a CDS encoding DNA-binding response regulator: MNIVICEDDRVQLEKTKEIIENYAMMEDNGIKVVLATANPHDVLSFLQEDKADCYFLDIDLKDEITGITLGSKIREEDPIASLVYITTHAEMSFLTFIYKLAALDFIIKDNPDSLKEKLLSTLKEAHRRYLKLGEQDNIQKLQIKTTGRTHNIDFQNIYFFEASPDSHKIILHLENEYIEFYGRLKNYEGLHPDFYRCHKSFIVNKSKIKNIDSKERSINLDNGELCYASARLIKGLLKETTFT, from the coding sequence ATGAATATTGTTATTTGTGAAGATGATCGAGTTCAATTGGAGAAAACGAAAGAAATAATCGAGAACTACGCTATGATGGAAGATAACGGAATAAAAGTAGTACTTGCTACAGCTAATCCTCATGATGTTTTATCATTTTTACAAGAAGACAAGGCGGACTGTTATTTTTTGGATATCGATTTAAAAGACGAAATTACAGGTATTACATTAGGAAGCAAAATTCGGGAAGAGGATCCTATTGCCAGCTTAGTGTATATTACAACACATGCAGAAATGAGCTTTCTTACGTTTATTTATAAATTGGCTGCACTAGATTTTATTATTAAAGATAATCCGGATTCGTTAAAGGAAAAGTTATTGTCAACTTTAAAAGAGGCTCATCGACGTTATTTAAAGTTGGGTGAACAAGACAACATTCAAAAACTGCAAATCAAAACAACGGGACGTACGCATAATATCGATTTTCAAAATATTTATTTTTTTGAAGCTTCACCAGACTCCCATAAAATTATCTTACATTTGGAAAATGAATATATTGAATTTTACGGACGGTTAAAAAATTATGAAGGGTTACATCCTGATTTTTACCGCTGTCATAAATCTTTTATAGTGAATAAAAGTAAGATAAAGAACATTGATTCAAAAGAAAGATCTATTAATTTAGATAATGGTGAACTTTGCTATGCATCAGCAAGGCTTATTAAAGGTTTGTTAAAGGAAACTACTTTTACTTGA
- a CDS encoding glyoxalase, which translates to MNNPILKQIGTVFIPVSNIENARDWYCDILGVAADGEIQFGHLYVLPMEGTGIVLDSKIYSVDRVFKTPAFHLNTKNIEEAFHFMRKKGVELITEIEHNHYFNFKDPDGNILMVSQC; encoded by the coding sequence ATGAATAATCCTATCTTAAAACAGATTGGAACAGTCTTTATCCCGGTAAGCAATATTGAAAACGCACGCGATTGGTACTGTGATATTCTAGGGGTGGCAGCAGATGGAGAAATTCAGTTTGGTCATCTTTATGTTCTACCAATGGAAGGTACAGGAATTGTGTTAGATAGCAAAATTTATTCAGTAGACAGGGTATTTAAAACTCCAGCGTTCCACTTAAATACGAAAAACATAGAAGAGGCGTTTCACTTTATGAGGAAAAAAGGCGTTGAATTGATTACAGAAATTGAACATAACCACTATTTTAATTTCAAAGACCCGGATGGGAATATCTTAATGGTTTCCCAATGCTAA
- a CDS encoding succinyl-CoA--3-ketoacid-CoA transferase — MDARMKIIRRAVKEIQDGTYVNLGIGMPTLIANEIPEHYNVMLQSENGLLGIGPYPTEAEVDADLINAGKETVTAKVGATFFDSAESFAMIRGGHIDLAILGGMEVSEAGDLANWMIPGKVVKGMGGAMDLVVGAKKVIVIMEHTNKYGESKVKRECSLPLTGKSVVHQLITDLAVFNFQDGKMQLVELQDGVTLEDVEEKTEAMFEVKL; from the coding sequence ATGGATGCACGCATGAAAATTATCCGACGCGCGGTGAAGGAAATACAGGACGGAACATATGTGAATTTAGGTATTGGGATGCCAACTTTGATCGCAAATGAAATCCCGGAGCATTATAATGTGATGCTACAGTCGGAAAATGGACTGCTTGGAATTGGACCATACCCGACAGAAGCGGAAGTCGATGCCGACCTGATCAATGCCGGGAAGGAAACGGTCACAGCAAAAGTGGGCGCGACATTTTTTGATAGCGCGGAAAGCTTTGCGATGATTCGTGGCGGACATATTGATTTGGCTATTCTCGGCGGAATGGAAGTGTCGGAAGCAGGAGACTTGGCTAACTGGATGATTCCAGGAAAGGTAGTAAAAGGGATGGGCGGAGCGATGGACTTAGTTGTCGGCGCGAAAAAGGTCATCGTCATTATGGAACATACGAACAAATACGGTGAGTCGAAAGTAAAACGTGAATGCTCATTGCCATTGACAGGAAAAAGCGTTGTTCACCAGTTAATTACTGATCTGGCGGTATTTAATTTTCAAGATGGCAAGATGCAGCTAGTGGAGCTTCAGGATGGTGTGACATTAGAGGATGTGGAAGAAAAAACAGAGGCTATGTTTGAAGTGAAACTGTAA
- a CDS encoding nitroreductase, whose translation MTLSVRDAVLQRRSIKLFNGQQVDKKAVMEILDDAKWAPNHGNRQPWRIVVGAEEQLPKVHELLRDLAVPKWQELSEDAIAIQMKKFTLAGAYAFVLVTEDVRQKERLEDYAAAACYLQNVQLLAWEKGIGTCWKTPGFLDNPKFREALNAQPHERVISMFQFGYYDNVPNVRTRKDLSEFVTEFGQ comes from the coding sequence ATGACTTTATCAGTAAGAGACGCAGTATTACAACGCCGTTCGATTAAACTGTTTAACGGACAGCAAGTTGACAAAAAGGCAGTAATGGAAATTTTGGATGATGCAAAATGGGCACCGAATCACGGCAACCGTCAGCCATGGCGCATTGTAGTAGGTGCAGAGGAGCAGCTGCCAAAAGTACATGAACTGCTTCGAGACCTTGCAGTTCCGAAATGGCAAGAGCTTTCAGAAGATGCGATTGCTATTCAAATGAAAAAATTCACATTGGCCGGGGCTTATGCATTTGTGCTTGTGACAGAAGATGTTCGTCAAAAAGAACGGTTGGAAGACTATGCAGCAGCCGCTTGCTATTTACAAAATGTGCAACTGCTGGCGTGGGAAAAAGGGATCGGCACGTGCTGGAAAACTCCGGGCTTTTTAGACAATCCGAAATTCCGTGAAGCATTAAATGCACAGCCACATGAGCGTGTCATTTCGATGTTCCAGTTCGGTTATTACGATAATGTGCCAAATGTAAGAACACGAAAAGACCTTTCTGAATTCGTAACGGAGTTTGGCCAATAA
- a CDS encoding serine/threonine protein kinase — MFFDEPKQKIDVAYTKQELLEKLQELRRPDNELEGTHIYVLTKDVDEFHSIARDQQVSLITTNGVRSIVKTALTKESPIEEKIRRLGLPENKRLEYEKIIEDGGKLLITGTDPFDEEDWTGHTLDDWITNRSNPSNLINKEVMDERPVPFEPEKKYEALPNTSVAGDFGRSNDVDDPDIIPLQDDQRIVRDPNTKEIGIYQAPHEKQN; from the coding sequence ATGTTTTTTGATGAGCCGAAACAGAAAATTGATGTTGCCTATACGAAACAGGAATTGCTAGAAAAACTCCAGGAATTACGTAGACCGGACAATGAATTGGAAGGTACACATATTTACGTTTTAACAAAGGATGTGGACGAATTTCACTCCATCGCACGCGATCAGCAAGTGTCGCTTATTACAACAAATGGTGTCCGCAGTATAGTGAAAACAGCATTGACGAAGGAATCGCCAATTGAAGAGAAAATTCGCCGTCTCGGTTTACCGGAAAATAAGCGGCTTGAATACGAAAAAATTATTGAAGATGGCGGGAAACTGCTCATAACAGGTACAGACCCGTTTGATGAAGAAGATTGGACAGGCCATACACTCGATGATTGGATTACAAACCGTTCCAATCCATCGAACCTCATTAACAAAGAGGTAATGGATGAACGCCCTGTACCATTTGAGCCTGAGAAAAAGTATGAAGCATTGCCGAATACAAGTGTTGCAGGAGACTTTGGACGCAGCAATGATGTGGATGATCCGGATATTATTCCGTTACAAGACGATCAGCGCATTGTTCGCGACCCGAATACAAAAGAAATTGGAATTTATCAGGCACCGCATGAAAAACAAAATTAA
- a CDS encoding amidase: MAAVAYANRWWDSVNPEYPVFRDDCTNFISQCLRAGGAPMRGAPNRGQGWWMIGQPERWSYSWSVAHSLRWYLETSTQGLRATRVSSPSELQLGDLIFYDFTGDGRIDHSTIVTRIEQGVPYVNAHTSNSSDRLYTYEDSTAYTPNMQYYYYHIEDVF; encoded by the coding sequence ATGGCTGCTGTTGCTTATGCAAATAGATGGTGGGACAGTGTTAATCCTGAATATCCGGTATTTCGTGATGACTGTACGAACTTTATTTCCCAATGTTTACGTGCTGGAGGGGCTCCAATGCGGGGGGCACCGAATCGCGGGCAAGGCTGGTGGATGATCGGGCAACCGGAGCGCTGGAGTTATAGCTGGTCTGTTGCGCACTCCCTTCGCTGGTATTTGGAAACGTCGACACAAGGCTTACGCGCGACAAGGGTAAGCTCGCCAAGCGAACTGCAGCTTGGAGATCTAATTTTTTACGATTTCACGGGGGATGGTCGGATAGATCACAGTACAATTGTGACGCGAATTGAGCAGGGGGTTCCGTATGTAAATGCCCATACATCCAACAGCAGCGACCGCCTCTATACGTATGAAGATTCCACTGCCTATACTCCGAACATGCAGTACTACTATTACCATATTGAAGATGTGTTTTGA